One Panicum virgatum strain AP13 chromosome 9K, P.virgatum_v5, whole genome shotgun sequence genomic region harbors:
- the LOC120647051 gene encoding transport inhibitor response 1-like protein — MSEEDEDQPPPKRPSASPPADQVLENVLETVLQFLDAPRDRSAASLVCRSWHRAESATREAVAVRNLLAASAAHAARRFPNARSLLLKGRPRFADFNLLPQGWDASAFRPWAAAIAAGAFPALASLYLKRIPVTDADLDLLSRSLPASFRDLSLHLCDGFSSRGLASIASHCRGLRALDVVECDMAEEQEVVDWVAAFPPEPTNLESLSFECYEPPVAFAALEALVARSPRLHRLGVNQHISLGQLRRLMAHAPRLSHLGTGSFRPADGGEEGLGFGEVLAAFSSAGRARTLVSLSGFRELAQEYLPTITVVCSNLKTLDLSYTPVTPNQVLMFIGQCYNLETLWVLDSVRDEGLQNVAISCKKLQCLRVLPLDAHEDADELVSEVGLTAISRGCPKLRSILYFCQRMTNTAVIAMSQNCPELKVFRLCIMGRHQPDHATGEPMDEGFGAIVQNCSKLTRLSTSGHLTDRAFEYIGRYGKSLRTLSVAFAGNSDMALQYILRGCSKLEKLEIRDCPFGDTGLLSGMHHFYNMRFVWMSGCNLTLQGCKEVARGLPRMVVELINGQPENERAETVDILYMYRSLDGPREDVPPFVKIL; from the exons AtgtcggaggaggacgaggaccaGCCGCCGCCCAAGCGCCCCAGCGCGTCGCCGCCCGCGGACCAGGTGCTCGAGAACGTGCTCGAAACGGTGCTCCAGTTCCTCGACGCGCCGCGGGACCGGAGCGCGGCGTCCCTCGTCTGCCGCTCCTGGCACCGCGCCGAGTCCGCCACGCGCGAGGCCGTCGCCGTCCGCaacctcctcgccgcctccgccgcgcacgccgcgcgccgcttcCCCAACGCGCGGAGCCTCCTCCTCAAGGGCCGCCCGCGCTTCGCCGACTTCAACCTCCTCCCGCAGGGCTGGGACGCCTCCGCCTTCCGCCCCtgggccgccgccatcgccgccggcgccttcccCGCGCTCGCCTCGCTCTACCTCAAGCGCATCCCCGTCACCGACGCCGACCTCGACCTCCTCTCCCGCTCCCTCCCCGCCTCATTCCGTGACCTCTCCCTGCACCTCTGCGACGGCTTCTCCTCACGCGGGCTCGCCTCAATCGCCTCTCATTGCAG GGGGCTGCGAGCGCTCGACGTGGTGGAGTGCGACATGGCCGAGGAGCAGGAGGTCGTGGACTGGGTGGCGGCGTTCCCGCCGGAGCCCACCAACCTCGAGTCGCTCTCCTTCGAGTGCTACGAGCCGCCCGTTGCCTTCGCCGCGCTCGAGGCGCTCGTGGCGCGCTCCCCGCGCCTCCACCGCCTGGGGGTCAACCAGCACATCTCCCTCGGCCAGCTGCGCCGCCTCATGGCGCACGCGCCGCGCTTGTCTCACCTCGGCACCGGTTCGTTCCgcccggcggacggcggcgaggagggcctcGGATTCGGGGAGGTTCTCGCTGCATTCTCGTCCGCTGGGCGAGCGCGCACGCTTGTTTCTCTGTCCGGTTTCCGTGAACTCGCGCAGGAGTACCTGCCGACCATCACCGTGGTGTGCTCCAACTTGAAGACCCTTGACTTGAGCTACACCCCGGTGACTCCCAATCAGGTTTTGATGTTCATCGGGCAATGCTACAACCTTGAGACGCTATGG GTACTTGACTCGGTACGCGACGAAGGGCTTCAGAACGTGGCAATTTCCTGTAAGAAACTCCAGTGTCTTCGTGTGCTCCCATTGGATGCGCatgaggatgccgacgagtTGGTATCAGAGGTTGGCCTTACTGCCATCTCACGGGGCTGCCCTAAGCTCCGTTCCATATTATATTTTTGCCAGAGAATGACCAACACTGCTGTTATCGCCATGTCACAAAACTGCCCGGAGCTCAAGGTATTCCGGTTGTGTATCATGGGACGGCACCAGCCTGACCATGCAACTGGGGAGCCTATGGATGAAGGGTTTGGTGCCATTGTTCAGAATTGCAGCAAGCTTACCAGGCTATCCACATCCGGGCACCTTACTGACCGGGCATTTGAGTACATTGGCAGGTATGGCAAGTCCTTGAGGACGCTCTCAGTGGCGTTTGCTGGAAATAGTGATATGGCACTGCAATACATCCTCCGGGGCTGTTCAAAGTTAGAGAAGCTTGAGATAAGAGACTGCCCATTTGGTGATACCGGCCTCCTCTCGGGGATGCACCATTTCTACAATATGCGGTTCGTCTGGATGTCAGGCTGCAATCTGACCCTGCAAGGGTGCAAGGAGGTGGCTCGGGGATTACCACGGATGGTGGTGGAGCTGATAAATGGCCAGCCTGAGAATGAAAGGGCTGAAACTGTGGACATCTTATACATGTATCGTTCGCTCGATGGGCCAAGGGAAGATGTACCACCATTTGTGAAAATCCTGTGA